A window of Komagataeibacter medellinensis NBRC 3288 contains these coding sequences:
- a CDS encoding sulfotransferase family protein, which yields MLSPLVHFMSGLPRSGSTLLAAILRQNPVVAEAGYISPVAPMIVKLTSVMVEGEYQTEFDTKTRDRVLQGVLLNYYGKLSAPEGQQPMIIDNSRIWCTRLGLANALFPGSKVICCVRDPVWIIDSFERLIQKNPLLGSKIVPIERRGNLYSRIDYILAADGPFGFCWRAFNEAYHGDMAHNLIVVDYDRLVNDPAETMAILTDALQLPAWRYDFERVQFEEPVAFDQNLNSPGQHIVRERVGAIPRRLSIPPEISSRLAGGTFWRDPRKNPGGATIIA from the coding sequence ATGCTTTCACCGCTCGTCCACTTCATGTCCGGTCTGCCGCGGTCAGGTTCGACCCTGCTTGCCGCAATCCTACGCCAGAATCCGGTTGTAGCCGAAGCGGGGTATATTTCTCCCGTTGCACCGATGATCGTTAAACTCACCTCGGTCATGGTTGAGGGAGAATACCAGACCGAATTTGACACCAAAACCCGCGATCGGGTCCTGCAGGGCGTGCTTCTGAACTATTACGGCAAGCTGTCTGCGCCCGAAGGTCAACAACCGATGATCATTGATAACAGCCGCATCTGGTGTACCCGTCTTGGATTGGCAAATGCACTCTTTCCCGGTTCCAAAGTCATCTGCTGCGTACGGGATCCGGTCTGGATTATTGATTCCTTCGAGCGTCTCATTCAGAAAAATCCGCTGCTGGGATCAAAAATCGTGCCCATCGAACGCCGGGGCAATCTCTACAGCCGCATAGACTATATCCTTGCGGCAGACGGCCCGTTCGGCTTCTGCTGGCGAGCTTTCAATGAAGCCTATCATGGTGATATGGCGCATAACCTTATTGTGGTCGATTATGACCGTCTGGTGAACGATCCGGCCGAAACAATGGCCATCCTCACCGATGCACTCCAGCTTCCTGCATGGCGCTACGATTTTGAACGCGTACAATTTGAAGAACCTGTTGCGTTCGACCAGAACCTGAATTCGCCCGGTCAGCATATCGTGCGTGAGCGAGTTGGGGCTATACCTCGCAGACTATCTATTCCTCCCGAAATTTCTTCCCGGTTGGCAGGTGGTACTTTCTGGCGTGATCCCCGCAAAAATCCGGGTGGAGCTACGATCATTGCCTGA
- a CDS encoding CDP-diacylglycerol diphosphatase, translated as MTRHRLSAIKSFSMPVAAAMVFWLAEVMAGHASENPDILWHIVHERCTIKPDEQGTVPCEETNVRAGYAVLKDHTGPAQYLLIPTQRVTGMEDPAIIKKDAPDYFAYAWKQTERVNRHLAHPLPMDDMTLAINSAYGRTQNQLHIHVDCIRPDVKVALHWARPQLGTKWVALSLNGHGYRARLLPVLSGARPFQLLATDMADPASEMGQHTLVIAGMAQADGRPGFVLLDDRIDLQHGDHASGEELQDHTCQIQNFP; from the coding sequence ATGACCAGACATAGGTTATCCGCCATAAAATCTTTCAGCATGCCTGTGGCCGCGGCTATGGTTTTCTGGCTGGCGGAAGTCATGGCAGGTCACGCATCTGAAAACCCGGATATATTGTGGCATATTGTACATGAGCGTTGTACGATCAAACCGGATGAGCAAGGAACCGTGCCGTGTGAGGAAACGAATGTCCGCGCCGGTTACGCCGTGCTGAAGGACCATACCGGCCCGGCACAATATCTTCTTATACCAACGCAGCGTGTAACGGGCATGGAAGATCCGGCTATCATAAAAAAGGATGCGCCGGATTACTTCGCCTATGCCTGGAAACAGACCGAACGTGTCAACCGCCATCTGGCGCATCCCCTGCCGATGGATGATATGACGCTGGCCATCAATTCAGCCTATGGCCGGACACAGAACCAGTTGCATATCCATGTGGATTGCATCCGCCCGGATGTAAAAGTAGCCCTGCACTGGGCGCGCCCACAGCTTGGTACAAAATGGGTGGCACTGTCACTGAACGGGCATGGATATCGAGCGCGTCTGCTGCCTGTCCTGTCCGGTGCCCGCCCCTTTCAACTCCTGGCAACGGATATGGCGGATCCGGCAAGTGAAATGGGCCAGCATACGCTGGTTATAGCGGGGATGGCACAGGCTGATGGGCGGCCCGGTTTTGTCCTGCTTGATGACCGGATCGATCTGCAGCATGGCGATCATGCATCGGGAGAGGAATTACAGGATCATACCTGCCAGATCCAGAATTTTCCCTGA
- a CDS encoding LLM class flavin-dependent oxidoreductase codes for MIPFSVLDLSLITRGHGPADAFRNTMDLARLAESLGCARYWLAEHHGMPGIASAATAVLIGQVAAATRHIRVGAGGIMLPNHSPLVIAEQFGTLECLFPGRIDLGLGRAPGSDPRTARALRRDPHAPERFAQDVEELLQYFEPAMDDTPHIVRAIPGAGLRVPVWLLGSSLYSAVMAAQLGLPYAFASHFAPAQMEEAITLYRHRFIPSERCAKPHVMLGINMVAADSAGEAAHLVTSLQQYFVALRRGRPIAFPPPVVDATGLWSGAEQAMLNHALACTFAGTPTTIAHALGTFVQRYQPDELLLALPVHDHAQRRRALELAMALRLDLDMPDRR; via the coding sequence GTGATTCCTTTCTCCGTTCTTGACCTGTCCCTCATTACGCGCGGCCATGGCCCGGCCGATGCTTTTCGCAACACAATGGACCTTGCCCGGCTGGCGGAAAGCCTGGGCTGTGCGCGGTACTGGCTGGCCGAGCATCACGGCATGCCCGGTATCGCGTCCGCCGCGACCGCCGTCCTGATCGGTCAGGTCGCGGCAGCGACACGCCATATCCGCGTAGGCGCAGGCGGGATCATGCTGCCCAACCATTCCCCGCTGGTCATAGCCGAGCAGTTCGGCACACTGGAATGCCTTTTTCCTGGCCGGATCGACCTTGGGCTGGGCCGTGCGCCGGGGTCGGATCCGCGTACCGCACGTGCCTTGCGCCGGGACCCGCATGCTCCTGAGCGTTTTGCCCAGGATGTGGAAGAACTGCTGCAGTATTTTGAACCCGCCATGGATGATACCCCCCATATTGTCCGCGCCATTCCCGGTGCGGGTCTGCGGGTGCCGGTCTGGCTGCTCGGCTCGTCGCTGTATTCTGCCGTAATGGCGGCGCAACTGGGCCTGCCCTATGCGTTTGCCTCCCATTTCGCGCCTGCGCAAATGGAGGAGGCGATCACCCTCTACCGCCACCGCTTCATCCCGTCAGAACGCTGTGCGAAGCCCCATGTCATGCTGGGCATAAACATGGTCGCGGCCGATAGCGCGGGGGAAGCCGCCCATCTGGTCACATCGCTCCAGCAGTATTTCGTGGCATTGCGGCGCGGTCGGCCCATTGCCTTTCCGCCGCCGGTGGTTGATGCCACGGGCCTGTGGTCGGGGGCGGAGCAGGCCATGCTGAACCATGCGCTGGCCTGCACCTTTGCCGGCACGCCTACCACAATCGCGCACGCGCTGGGCACCTTCGTGCAGCGCTACCAGCCCGATGAACTTCTGCTTGCATTGCCTGTGCACGACCACGCTCAGAGGCGGCGGGCGCTTGAACTGGCCATGGCGCTGAGGCTGGATCTGGACATGCCTGACAGGCGCTGA
- a CDS encoding autoinducer binding domain-containing protein, which yields MIYLFENVIDLAAAMRQASEIDELNQSFRTLVARLGPFAHAAGTIHKTRLGDRYLIDTTYPEQWLEHYVQNNYQKIDPVIDPVNHGLTPYDWNQVYIRNADQRKIMNEFRDIGFQSGHAIPLYLTPSMLLLVSVASPEKEIDFQTQALLQMIVGQYHTRYCQLAKLLSHDDQPLVTEREQECLLWVAQGKDTIEIGSILSISDNTVKHHLKNLMQKLGCHNRVQAVVRAIQLGLIHP from the coding sequence ATGATCTATCTCTTTGAAAACGTCATCGATCTGGCTGCTGCGATGCGGCAGGCATCTGAAATAGATGAACTGAACCAGTCTTTTCGGACACTCGTGGCCCGACTTGGGCCGTTTGCTCATGCTGCGGGGACAATCCACAAGACCCGGCTTGGAGACCGTTACTTAATCGACACGACATATCCTGAACAGTGGCTGGAACACTACGTCCAGAATAATTACCAGAAGATTGATCCTGTCATAGATCCCGTCAACCACGGTCTGACGCCCTATGACTGGAATCAGGTGTATATCCGGAATGCGGACCAGCGAAAAATAATGAATGAATTCAGGGATATCGGTTTTCAGTCTGGGCACGCCATCCCGCTTTACTTAACCCCGAGCATGCTACTTCTTGTGAGTGTGGCTTCACCTGAAAAAGAGATCGACTTCCAGACACAAGCACTGCTTCAAATGATTGTTGGTCAATATCACACGCGCTATTGTCAACTCGCCAAACTGCTGAGTCATGATGACCAACCGCTTGTGACAGAGCGAGAGCAAGAATGTCTCCTTTGGGTTGCCCAGGGCAAAGACACAATCGAAATCGGTTCCATTCTTTCGATAAGCGACAATACCGTCAAACATCATCTAAAGAACCTGATGCAGAAGCTTGGTTGCCACAATCGTGTACAGGCTGTCGTACGCGCCATTCAACTTGGCCTGATACATCCATGA
- the pyk gene encoding pyruvate kinase, with translation MIPAKIRVELRSLPECSPPGIVATIGPVSANREMLLALDGAGMTMARLNGSHNTSEWHRRTIRLIKETLPGIPVLLDIPGRKIRTIPLVHEPAFRTGDVIILTTDRQHDGSIKIPVNFDQFHEFMMPGLEIHADDGHLSFTVEKVYGRDVHIRANVDGVLRSRKGVNVPQARFERPLVTNHDREMMAFVQENDVDFVGISFVESAGHVAAIRDLITQERLGVVSKLENQEGLDHMDEVIATSNMVMIDRGDLAVETSPELVCLFQKSILAAAQRQKTPVIVATELLNTMIEHPYPTKAEISDITNAVLDGARFLMLSGETAIGSYPVEATSRLQRIGQAVSTYIHQRS, from the coding sequence GTGATCCCCGCAAAAATCCGGGTGGAGCTACGATCATTGCCTGAGTGCTCACCGCCCGGGATTGTGGCGACAATCGGTCCTGTTTCTGCAAATCGTGAGATGCTGCTGGCGCTTGATGGTGCAGGCATGACAATGGCGAGATTGAACGGCTCGCATAACACAAGCGAATGGCACCGGCGAACAATCAGGCTGATAAAGGAAACTTTACCCGGTATTCCTGTTCTTCTGGACATTCCCGGCAGGAAGATCAGGACAATACCTCTGGTTCATGAACCCGCGTTCAGGACCGGGGATGTCATTATCCTGACCACTGACCGACAGCATGACGGTTCAATCAAAATACCGGTCAATTTCGATCAGTTTCATGAATTCATGATGCCTGGCCTCGAGATTCACGCCGATGATGGTCATCTATCATTCACCGTGGAAAAAGTATACGGGCGCGACGTACATATCCGGGCAAACGTCGATGGAGTGCTGCGAAGCCGCAAAGGCGTTAATGTGCCGCAGGCTCGCTTCGAGCGACCACTGGTTACGAATCATGACCGTGAAATGATGGCCTTCGTCCAAGAAAATGACGTGGACTTTGTTGGTATCAGTTTTGTAGAAAGCGCGGGACACGTCGCAGCAATTCGTGATCTCATAACGCAAGAGCGGTTGGGTGTCGTCTCCAAGTTAGAAAATCAGGAGGGGCTGGACCATATGGATGAAGTTATCGCCACATCCAATATGGTCATGATCGACCGAGGTGATCTTGCGGTCGAAACCAGTCCCGAACTGGTATGTCTATTTCAGAAAAGCATTTTGGCAGCAGCACAAAGACAGAAAACGCCAGTTATCGTAGCGACCGAACTCCTGAACACCATGATCGAGCACCCATACCCCACCAAGGCTGAAATCAGCGATATTACCAACGCAGTTCTGGACGGTGCCCGCTTTCTGATGTTGTCGGGTGAAACAGCGATCGGATCTTATCCAGTGGAGGCAACATCCCGTTTGCAGCGAATAGGGCAAGCTGTTAGCACGTATATACATCAACGCAGTTGA
- the panS gene encoding ketopantoate/pantoate/pantothenate transporter PanS, whose amino-acid sequence MPVLTRLFPLWAVLVSVAAVLWRAPFVALTPAITPLLAFIMFTMGVTLRGSDFVRIARRPAPVLAGVVLHYLVMPLAAWVIAHLLHMPPMIMTGMVLVGCVSSGTASNVMIYLSRGDVALSVSISTLSTLVGIVATPLLTRFYVSAGVSVDSWGLFCSIMEIVALPVLGGVAVNTLCAPVIRRVEPALPLVAMVSIMAIIGSIVAGAAPALAAVGPLVLVGVVLHNATGLLGGYWGGRLLGFDEAVCRTLALEVGMQNSGLAATLGRLYFSPLAALPGAVFSVWHNISGSALAALWAARPPRDQNV is encoded by the coding sequence ATGCCCGTGCTGACGCGCCTGTTCCCGCTATGGGCCGTGCTTGTCTCGGTTGCTGCTGTGCTGTGGCGCGCGCCCTTCGTGGCGCTGACGCCTGCCATCACGCCGCTGCTGGCCTTCATCATGTTCACCATGGGTGTTACGCTGCGGGGGAGCGATTTCGTGCGTATCGCACGCCGTCCGGCCCCGGTTCTGGCCGGGGTGGTGCTGCATTACCTGGTCATGCCGCTGGCGGCCTGGGTCATTGCCCACCTGCTGCACATGCCCCCCATGATCATGACTGGCATGGTGTTGGTGGGCTGCGTGTCCAGTGGCACGGCCTCCAATGTCATGATCTACCTCTCACGCGGGGATGTGGCGCTGTCGGTCAGCATCAGTACGCTTTCCACGCTGGTGGGTATTGTGGCCACGCCGCTACTGACCCGGTTCTATGTCTCGGCCGGGGTGAGCGTGGACAGCTGGGGGCTGTTTTGCAGCATCATGGAGATCGTGGCCCTGCCGGTTCTGGGCGGGGTTGCGGTCAACACGCTATGCGCGCCCGTAATCCGCAGGGTGGAACCGGCGCTGCCATTGGTCGCCATGGTGTCGATCATGGCCATTATTGGCAGTATCGTCGCGGGTGCCGCGCCAGCACTTGCTGCGGTCGGCCCGCTCGTGCTTGTAGGGGTGGTGCTGCATAATGCGACCGGGCTGCTGGGTGGATATTGGGGTGGGCGCCTGCTGGGGTTTGATGAGGCGGTCTGCCGCACCCTGGCGCTGGAGGTAGGCATGCAGAACTCTGGCCTGGCGGCAACCCTGGGGCGGCTTTATTTCTCGCCGCTTGCAGCATTGCCGGGAGCAGTCTTTTCGGTATGGCACAATATTTCAGGCTCGGCGCTGGCGGCCCTGTGGGCGGCCCGCCCGCCACGCGATCAGAATGTCTGA
- a CDS encoding TonB-dependent receptor has translation MTVLLRVSMTSLLACSLLSGIGTNDALARTLGNTATGKAKNLHPGKLATKTTTPMDGVAPVSAPEVIHVSSSHATGQREQPGGGLLRVETAPKAIQTVSRDFISKQSPTTNVEQVLKMMPSANVNDQDPFGLQSGSMSVRGLNQTEIGWTLDGMPMNDIGGGAFYANEVLEAEDLESVSLQPGSVNLDSPVISAAGGLVSATMSNPTHKRGGLFDATFGSFGMKREFIRYNSGDIGNTGVRAMFSFGHTYADHWRGPGHDEKFHYDLKVRKDFSNGSNTGITISYNDQINDSYLNPNYTQYNTTGYDTNYLSNYAGVNSQGAQYYKLHANPFRNIIASAPTHIEVTPRFSIDDTAYFWFGQGNGTGASVLNANQTYYGDQKLSGVLPSDGSTLVLTPSNQEQIRSGNTLKFNYRLGSHHHITAGYWYEYANLEQFSPVGMVNQATGQPSNIWGTSGVYKMPNGQNYDYRNFLNLSQVNMLFVGDSMDYFNKRLHIDVGFKEAMVTRRVYNDIPGTTYNRNLHSAEPLPQLGISWQFNKQHQIYIMGATNFKMPSNTSLVDQRNNTTGAISQMGGASNPEYSISEEIGYRYNGPLIIGSISFFNYNFTNRQLTVDYYLNGASYSQSVNAGGQTSRGVDIQIGTRPLKYHLRPYASFEYLDARIDNNLRAVGTYANGVQGTDYLATKGKTQVESPKVQAALGLDYDDGHFFAGAQIKYVGKQYSTMMNDNSIPQFITDNINFGYRFRTIGFMQTPKIQVNLSNLTNARFRSGVYTMQTNANATTGVNGSTIKGSSPAYYLQAPFTGVVTISTNF, from the coding sequence TTGACGGTTCTATTGCGTGTTTCCATGACCAGCCTGCTGGCCTGCTCGTTATTAAGTGGTATCGGGACGAATGATGCGCTTGCCCGCACCCTTGGCAACACGGCAACGGGGAAAGCAAAAAACCTCCATCCGGGGAAGCTGGCAACCAAAACCACGACGCCTATGGATGGTGTCGCACCGGTAAGCGCCCCCGAGGTCATCCATGTCTCGTCCAGTCATGCCACCGGGCAGCGCGAGCAACCCGGCGGCGGGCTGCTACGAGTGGAAACCGCGCCCAAGGCAATCCAGACAGTCTCGCGTGATTTCATTTCCAAGCAGTCACCTACGACGAATGTCGAACAGGTCCTGAAAATGATGCCAAGCGCCAACGTGAACGATCAGGACCCCTTCGGCCTGCAGTCGGGCAGTATGTCGGTACGTGGCCTTAATCAGACGGAAATCGGCTGGACACTTGATGGCATGCCGATGAACGATATTGGCGGTGGTGCTTTCTATGCCAACGAAGTGCTGGAGGCGGAAGATCTGGAATCCGTTTCGCTACAGCCCGGTTCCGTCAATCTGGACAGTCCTGTAATCAGTGCGGCGGGGGGCCTGGTTTCTGCAACCATGAGCAACCCGACACATAAGCGTGGCGGGCTATTTGATGCCACTTTCGGCTCATTTGGCATGAAGCGTGAGTTTATCCGCTATAACTCGGGCGATATCGGCAATACCGGTGTGCGGGCTATGTTTTCTTTCGGCCATACCTATGCCGATCACTGGCGTGGCCCCGGCCATGATGAGAAGTTTCATTATGACCTGAAGGTCCGCAAGGATTTTAGTAACGGTAGCAATACCGGCATCACAATTTCATATAATGACCAGATCAATGATTCTTACCTGAACCCCAATTATACCCAGTACAATACCACGGGGTACGATACGAACTATCTGTCAAATTATGCAGGAGTGAACAGTCAGGGCGCGCAATATTATAAATTGCATGCAAACCCCTTCCGTAACATCATTGCCTCAGCGCCCACGCATATCGAGGTCACGCCGCGTTTCTCGATTGATGATACCGCCTATTTCTGGTTTGGTCAGGGTAACGGTACCGGCGCATCGGTGCTGAACGCGAACCAGACCTATTATGGTGACCAGAAGCTTAGTGGTGTCCTGCCTTCTGATGGCTCCACGCTGGTTCTTACCCCGTCCAATCAGGAGCAGATCCGCTCGGGCAATACGCTCAAATTCAATTACCGTCTGGGCAGCCACCATCACATAACGGCGGGCTACTGGTATGAATACGCCAATCTAGAGCAGTTTTCTCCCGTTGGAATGGTCAACCAGGCAACGGGTCAGCCGTCAAACATCTGGGGCACGTCGGGTGTATATAAAATGCCCAATGGCCAGAATTATGATTATCGCAACTTCCTCAATCTGTCACAAGTCAACATGCTGTTTGTGGGTGACAGCATGGATTACTTCAACAAGAGACTGCATATTGATGTCGGCTTCAAGGAAGCCATGGTCACCCGCCGGGTCTATAACGATATTCCCGGCACAACCTATAACCGCAACCTGCATTCTGCCGAACCGCTACCCCAGCTTGGCATAAGCTGGCAATTCAATAAACAACACCAGATCTACATAATGGGCGCGACCAATTTCAAGATGCCCAGCAATACATCACTAGTAGACCAGCGCAACAATACAACTGGTGCGATTTCGCAGATGGGCGGTGCCAGCAACCCAGAATATTCAATCTCGGAAGAAATTGGCTATCGTTACAATGGCCCTCTGATCATTGGTAGCATTTCGTTCTTTAATTATAACTTTACCAACCGTCAGCTGACAGTTGATTATTACCTGAACGGGGCAAGCTACAGCCAGTCGGTTAATGCGGGTGGGCAGACCAGTCGCGGTGTGGATATTCAGATCGGCACACGTCCGCTCAAGTATCACCTGCGGCCTTATGCCTCGTTTGAGTATCTGGATGCTCGGATTGATAACAACTTGCGTGCAGTCGGAACTTATGCCAATGGCGTGCAGGGCACTGATTACCTTGCCACCAAGGGCAAAACACAGGTCGAAAGCCCAAAGGTACAGGCTGCACTAGGTCTGGATTATGATGATGGCCATTTCTTTGCGGGCGCGCAGATCAAGTATGTCGGAAAACAGTATTCAACAATGATGAACGATAACAGCATTCCACAGTTCATTACGGATAATATTAATTTCGGGTATCGATTCCGAACGATCGGCTTCATGCAGACGCCAAAGATACAAGTCAACCTTTCCAACCTGACAAACGCGCGTTTCCGCAGTGGCGTCTATACAATGCAGACCAATGCCAATGCTACGACCGGGGTCAATGGTTCGACCATCAAGGGCAGCAGTCCGGCCTATTACCTGCAGGCGCCATTTACAGGTGTTGTGACCATATCCACCAATTTCTGA